Proteins encoded in a region of the Sparus aurata chromosome 6, fSpaAur1.1, whole genome shotgun sequence genome:
- the LOC115583375 gene encoding translocon-associated protein subunit alpha-like produces the protein MFNFGSKLLLLFLLAFPCGLISIGHVSADSDSAEDIADDQDAAVDEEEEDEEEVLVEEDQIQPMEGDEDDADEAADKLLASHPEADTTIIFTTGEEFHANEIVRFLVGFTNKGSQDFNVQSLEASFRYPQDFQFYIQNFTALPLNTMVQPQAQASFEYSFIPAQPMAGRPFGLVILLNYVDAEGSVFQTAIYNQTVTITEREEGLDGETMFMYIFLVGLVALMLFGMYQVLESRTRKRIPVKIEKGTGGMNDVDISWIPQETLNVMNKASPKASPRKRTNRAAGTDQ, from the exons atgttcaacttcGGATCAAAATTGCTGCTGCTTTTCCTCCTGGCCTTCCCCTGTGGCCTCATATCTATCG GCCACGTCTCTGCAGACTCTGACTCTGCTGAGGATATTGCTGACGACCAAGATGCTGCTgtagatgaggaggaggaagatgaggaagaagtGCTTGTTGAGGAAGATCAAATACAACCTATG GAAGGAGACGAAGATGACGCCGATGAAGCAGCTGATAAACTTTTGGCATCTCATCCTGAAGCTGACACAACCATCATCTTCACGACAGGCGAAG AGTTTCATGCCAATGAGATTGTGAGGTTCCTGGTTGGTTTCACCAACAAAGGAAGTCAGGATTTCAACGTCCAGTCGTTGGAGGCCTCCTTCCGTTACCCTCAAGACTTCCAGTTCTACATTCAGAAC TTCACAGCTTTGCCTCTGAACACTATGGTGCAGCCCCAGGCTCAGGCCTCCTTCGAGTACTCCTTCATCCCAGCTCAACCCATGGCAGGACGTCCATTCGGTCTCGTTATCCTCCTCAACTATGTGGACGCTgag GGCAGTGTGTTCCAGACCGCCATTTACAACCAGACTGTCACCATCACCGAGCGTGAAGAGGGACTGGACGGAGAAAC GATGTTCATGTACATCTTCTTGGTTGGACTGGTGGCCCTGATGCTCTTTGGGATGTACCAAGTCTTGGAATCAAGGACG AGAAAGAGAATCCCAGTGAAAATCGAGAAGGGCACGGGTGGGATGAACGATGTGGACATCAGCTGGATCCCACAGGAGACTCTCAATGTCATGA ACAAGGCTTCCCCTAAAGCATCTCCACGGAAACGAACCAACAGGGCAGCGGGAACAGATCAATAA
- the LOC115583368 gene encoding ammonium transporter Rh type B-like, protein MNVSTSLRVRLPAFVFVLEVVMIALYAVFVTYDDNANAKMQNNETNPMDNSLYRDYPYFADVQVMIFVGFGCLLAFFRFYGFSGMVFNFLTATFSIQWAILMQGFFQFYYNGKIHLGVINLLNAEFACAVVLISFGAVIGKTGPVQLLVMALLEVPIFAVTEWAVLKYIRINDAGGSILIHLFAAYFGLGATFVLYRPSLNKGHAKEITSYHSDILSVMGTLFLWVFWPSFNSALTLKGDDQHRAVLHTFIGLSSSTITAFALSAVFNKRGKLTMADIQNVTLAGGVTVGASVDMMISPVGAYVLGIMGCTACFFGYRYLTPFMARRLRIQDQCGIHNLHGLTGLISSTAGICAILLATEETYGPSMYQIFSHRAPPEGDPKLLELQQLIPGLKPGLGRTAKEQALYQVAAIFATIAVSTVGGLLTGFVMNLSFMASPSDEGCFNDEVFFDMPSDFDSAEELKTNMSSDEKLEMSSTNSKV, encoded by the coding sequence ATGAATGTGTCTACTAGTTTGAGGGTGCGCTTGCCGGCGTTCGTGTTCGTGTTGGAGGTTGTAATGATAGCTCTTTACGCTGTCTTTGTAACTTATGACGACAATGCCAATGCTAAAATGCAGAACAATGAGACCAACCCAATGGATAACTCCCTGTATCGAGACTATCCCTACTTTGCTGACGTGCAGGTGATGATCTTCGTCGGTTTCGGCTGCCTGCTGGCCTTCTTCCGATTCTACGGCTTCAGTGGGATGGTCTTTAACTTTCTCACGGCTACATTTTCGATCCAGTGGGCCATCCTGATGCAAGGTTTCTTCCAGTTTTACTACAATGGTAAAATCCACCTGGGGGTGATCAATCTGCTGAATGCAGAGTTTGCCTGTGCTGTGGTGCTCATCTCTTTTGGAGCCGTGATTGGGAAGACAGGTCCAGTTCAGCTCCTGGTTATGGCTCTGCTGGAGGTCCCTATCTTTGCTGTGACAGAGTGGGCTGTGTTGAAATACATTAGGATCAACGATGCTGGTGGCAGCATTCTTATTCATCTGTTTGCCGCCTACTTTGGTCTAGGGGCAACATTTGTGCTGTACCGACCGAGCCTGAACAAGGGACATGCTAAAGAGATCACTAGCTATCATTCTGACATCCTCTCTGTAATGGGCACCCTGTTTCTCTGGGTGTTCTGGCCCTCATTCAACTCTGCTCTGACCTTAAAGGGTGACGACCAACACAGAGCAGTACTCCACACCTTTATAGGCCTAAGCTCATCCACCATCACCGCCTTTGCACTCTCTGCAGTGTTCAATAAGAGAGGGAAGTTGACGATGGCTGATATTCAGAATGTGACTCTGGCAGGTGGTGTGACTGTTGGGGCGTCTGTAGACATGATGATTTCCCCTGTAGGTGCGTACGTTCTGGGCATAATGGGCTGTACGGCCTGTTTCTTTGGCTATAGGTACCTGACCCCCTTTATGGCCCGACGCCTGAGGATCCAAGACCAGTGTGGTATTCACAACCTCCACGGGCTCACCGGCCTTATATCATCAACAGCAGGGATCTGCGCCATCCTCTTAGCCACTGAGGAAACCTACGGGCCCAGCATGTACCAGATCTTTTCCCATCGTGCTCCACCTGAGGGAGATCCAAAGCTCCTggaactgcagcagctgattcCTGGGCTGAAGCCGGGCTTGGGTCGCACTGCAAAGGAACAAGCGCTCTACCAGGTGGCAGCCATCTTCGCCACCATTGCAGTATCGACAGTCGGCGGGCTGCTCACTGGTTTTGTCATGAATCTGTCCTTCATGGCATCCCCATCTGATGAGGGCTGCTTCAACGATGAGGTATTCTTTGACATGCCCTCTGACTTTGACAGTGCTGAAGAGCTCAAGACCAACATGAGCTCTGATGAAAAACTAGAAATGAGCTCTACGAACTCAAAAGTCTAA
- the LOC115583379 gene encoding signaling threshold-regulating transmembrane adapter 1-like has product MTDNATIQKPTAPPDLWCKNPTIHALLGVLGTLLLLSLFWNIFCCVSRCRSGNGMCPKRKRQRSSRQMEDNPIYGNISYMQTGLTLLTETDPPHSRDQSRVNYDSQSKTQECYANLSLKAPRLQSGRSSPQIQYSDVVHLEEPTESEKDDEGNTDALSTMSDLYASVQTQRAKTVDTADGGEGYANHL; this is encoded by the exons ATGACAGATAATGCAACAATACAAAAGCCAACAGCACCACCAG ATTTGTGGTGTAAGAATCCTACCATACATGCTCTGTTGGGAGTTCTTGGTACACTGCTGTTGCTCTCACTCTTTTGGAATATTTTTTGCTGTGTATCACGATGCCGCTCAG GAAACGGGATGTGtccaaaaaggaaaagacaaag GAGTTCAAGGCAGATGGAAGATAATCCTATTTATGGAAACATAAGCTACATGCAGACTG GCTTGACTTTGCTCACTGAAACGGATCCTCCACACTCAAGGGATCAATCCAGGGTCAATTATGACTCACAG TCCAAAACTCAGGAGTGCTATGCCAACTTGTCCCTGAAGGCTCCCAGGCTGCAGTCTGGCCGCAGCTCTCCACAAATCCAGTACTCAGATGTGGTTCATTTAGAGGAGCCGACTGAGTCAGAGAAGGATGACGAAGGCAACACGGACGCCCTCTCCACCATGTCTGATCTGTATGCATCTGTGCAAACTCAGCGCGCCAAAACCGTCGACACTGCGGACGGTGGAGAGGGCTACGCCAACCATCTCTGA